One part of the Bacillota bacterium genome encodes these proteins:
- the miaA gene encoding tRNA (adenosine(37)-N6)-dimethylallyltransferase MiaA gives MAPLVVILGPTAVGKSKIAVELALNLNGEIISADSVQVYKYFRIGTAKLSPKEQKGVPHHLLDFLEPDEDFSVAQFQHLAREKIKEIAAREKLPFLVGGTGLYIQAVIDDCYKFPKIKGLKEIRNMLNQKVAEGKGPELYEELKKIDPPTALRLHPNDYRRITRALEVYYLTGKPISFYQKAGKCSSPYLLAMVGLNRSRSELYQRIEKRVDKMFAEGLVDEVKSLLARGYNPELKPFQTLGYKQVIHYLKGDYDLATAIALTKKATRNYAKRQLTWFRRDPRIKWFFLQGETLKQETLDEIRSYICRSIPVCVE, from the coding sequence GTGGCGCCGCTTGTCGTAATTCTAGGGCCAACTGCAGTCGGTAAATCAAAAATAGCTGTGGAGCTTGCCCTGAATTTAAATGGCGAAATCATCTCTGCCGACTCTGTTCAGGTATACAAATACTTCAGAATCGGAACGGCAAAATTATCCCCAAAAGAACAAAAAGGTGTTCCTCACCACCTCCTTGATTTTCTCGAACCGGATGAAGATTTCAGCGTTGCTCAATTTCAGCACCTGGCCCGGGAAAAAATCAAAGAAATTGCAGCGCGGGAAAAACTTCCTTTTCTCGTGGGGGGAACTGGTCTTTACATTCAGGCAGTGATAGATGATTGCTACAAGTTTCCAAAAATAAAAGGGCTCAAAGAGATCCGGAATATGCTCAACCAGAAGGTAGCAGAGGGAAAAGGTCCCGAGCTTTATGAAGAACTCAAAAAAATCGATCCCCCTACGGCCCTCCGCCTTCATCCCAATGACTACCGCAGGATTACAAGGGCCCTGGAGGTTTATTACTTAACCGGAAAACCCATTTCTTTCTATCAGAAAGCGGGAAAGTGCTCCTCCCCCTACCTGTTGGCCATGGTAGGACTAAACAGAAGCCGCTCTGAGCTTTATCAGAGAATCGAAAAACGGGTTGATAAAATGTTTGCCGAGGGGCTTGTGGATGAAGTAAAATCTTTACTGGCCCGGGGATATAACCCGGAATTAAAACCCTTTCAAACCCTGGGCTATAAACAAGTAATCCATTACTTAAAAGGAGATTACGACCTTGCAACCGCTATCGCCCTGACAAAGAAGGCAACCAGAAACTACGCAAAAAGACAATTAACCTGGTTTCGCCGCGACCCCAGAATTAAGTGGTTTTTTCTTCAAGGAGAAACCCTCAAACAAGAAACTTTAGATGAAATCAGAAGCTACATTTGCAGGAGTATTCCCGTTTGTGTAGAATAA
- the hfq gene encoding RNA chaperone Hfq — protein MTKQQINLQDFFLNQVRKEGAPVTIYLINGFQLKGVIRGFDNFTVILEVEGKQQMVYKHAISTVMPLRPVNLSFELNRNSDR, from the coding sequence ATGACCAAACAACAGATTAATTTACAGGATTTTTTTTTAAATCAGGTCCGCAAAGAAGGTGCACCGGTAACCATTTACCTTATCAACGGTTTTCAATTAAAAGGGGTTATCCGGGGGTTTGACAATTTTACGGTCATCCTTGAAGTTGAAGGAAAACAGCAAATGGTATACAAACATGCAATTTCAACGGTAATGCCTTTGAGACCCGTTAACCTTTCTTTCGAGCTAAACCGAAACTCCGATCGGTGA